In Populus alba chromosome 1, ASM523922v2, whole genome shotgun sequence, a single window of DNA contains:
- the LOC118056877 gene encoding E3 ubiquitin-protein ligase UPL1 isoform X3 yields MTKLKRRRSSEVPPKIKSFINNVTTTPLENIEEPLKGFVWEFDKGDFHHWVDLFNHFDSYFEKHIKPRRDLQVEDNFLESDPPFPREAVLQILCVIRIILENCTNKHFYSSYEQHLSNLLASTDADVLEACLQTLAAFLKKTLGRYSIRDTSLNTKLFSLAQGWGGKDEGLGLIASTAQNGCDPVAFELGCTLHFEFYALDELSSQVSATEQSTQGLQIIHLPNVNACPETDLELLNKLVVEYKVPPSLRFSLLTRLRFARAFGSLASRQQYTCIRLYAFIVLVQASSDADDLVSFFNSEPEFINELVSLLSYEDEVPEKIRIRCLLSLVALSQDRSRQSTVLAAVTSGGHRGILSSLMQKTIDSVISDTSKWSVVFSEALLSLVTVLVSSSSGCSAMREAGFIPTLLPLLKDTDPQHLHLVATAVHILEAFMDYSNPAAALFRELGGLDDTISRLKVEVSHIENCSKQQGEDSDLRARNLRVVASASSELDSMLPLYSEALVAYHRRFLMKALLRAISLGTYASGNTSRIYGSEESLLPQCLCIIFRRAKDFGGGVFSLAATVMSDLIHKDPTCFPILDAAGLPSAFLDAIMDGVLCSSEAIMCIPQCLDALCLNNNGLQAVKDRNALRCFVKIFTSKMYLRALFGEAPGSLSSGLDELMRHASSLRGPGVDMVIEILNAISKIGSGVDASYSPTDPTCSAPVPMETDAEERSTVLSDDRESFRMETLEQTTEQSSDASVANVESLFPECLSNVARLLETILQNSDTCRIFVEKKGIDAVLQLFTLPLMPLSTPIGQIISVAFKNFSPQHSASLARSVCAFLREHLKSTNELLVSVGGTHLAVVESAHQAKVLRYLSSLEGILSLSNFLLKGNSTVVSELGTADADVLKDLGNAYREIVWQVSLYNDSKVDEKRYAEQENESADVSSSNAVGRESDDDANVPVVRYMNPVSIRNGSQSLWGGEREFLSVIRSGEGLHRRSRHGLARIRGGRTGRHLDALSVDSEIPSDEPETSLPKLKRRTPDEILNKLASILRTFFSALVKGFTLPNRRRADVGSLSAASKTLGTTLAKIFLEALSFSGYSTTGLDTSLSVKCRYLGKVVDDMAALTFDSRRRTCYAAMVNNFYVHGTFRELLTTFEATSQLLWTLPYPFPTPSVDQEKAGEGNNLSHSTWLLDTLHSYCRALEYFVNSSLLLSSTSASQAQLLVQPVAVGLSIGLFPVPKDPEVFVRMLQSQVLDVILLVWNHPMFPSCSAGFIASIVSLVTHIYSGVGDVKRSRGGIAGSTNQRFMPPPPDENTIATIVEMGFTRARAEEALRRVETNSVEMAMEWLFSHAEDPVQDDDELARALALSLGSSSEGSKAGNVDKSIDALTEEGQMKVPPIEDILAASVKLCQSSDTMAFSLTDLLVTLCNRNKGEDRLKVASYLIEQLKLCPLDFSKDSSALCMISHILALLLFEDGTVREIAAQNGIVAAATDVLMNFKARNASGSEILVPKCVSALLLILDNMLQSRPRISSEIMGGTQTVSPPDSSVPASGAEEKVTSDFPEKESGTALEKILGKSTGYLTIEESHKVLLVVCDLMKQHVPAVIMQAILQLCARLTKTHVLALQFLENGGLVALFNLPRSCFFPGYQTVASAIVRHLLEDPQTLQTAMELEIRQTLSGNRHAGRFSPRTFLTSMAPVISRDPVVFMKAAAAVCQLESSGGRTFVVLSKEKEKEKDKSKASGAEESVRISESKMHDGSGKCAKGHKKIPANLTQVIDQLLDIVLKYPLQKSQEGYVGDLNSMDVDEPATKLKGKSKVDEAKKTESESEISAGLAKVNFVLKLLSDILLMYVHAVGVILRRDLELCHLRGSNQTGSSGLGGIIHHILHQLLPIATDKSAGPDEWRDKLSEKASWFLVVLCGRSGEGRRRVINELVKAMSSFSNLESNSHKNILLPDKKVFAFSDLVYSILSKNASSSHLPGSGCSPDIAKSMIDGGMVQSLTSILQAIDLDHPDAPKIVNLLLKALESLSRAANASEQVLKSEGLNRKKTTGSNGRHDEQTAASAAETVEHNQNVGGTQEVPDEEETDIQQQEGTTHVEGNHAVHQNESAEQDMRLESEDTMATNPSMEVGLDFMREEMDEGGVLHNTGQIEMTFHVENRADDDMGDEDDDMGDDGDEDEDEDEDEGEDEDEDIAEDGAGMMSLADTDVEDHDDTGLGDDYNDEMIDEEDDDFHENRVIEVRWREALDGLDHLQVLGQPGASGGLIDVAAEPFEGVNVDDLFGLRRPLGFDRRRQSGRSSFERSVTEVNGFQHPLLLRPSQSGDLVSMWSSGMDSLHTQGRRGPGDGRWTDDGQPQAGAQAAAIAQAIEEQFLSQLCSVPATNVPTERQFQNSGVQENQPSDPLSNDGQVVVDGDNTSNQQLEVHQEIGNEDTRYQPNPTVETVPCNEQVDPRPSLNDAGEGPQVDEPMLVQPISLNSTPNGLDNMEIGDGDGTACDQVETMPELANSSAEQHAALHYEGVPEVPASLNEVPIQAVGSAIGGLSDNPLLVDSVSAMPNVDHVNADVEMNGADADADGNQLEQSMLASERGADEPSSRQETLVARDAAQADQTGLDNGAPATNAIDPTFLEALPEDLRAEVLASQQAQSVQPPTYAPPSVDDIDPEFLAALPPDIQAEVLAQQRAQRIAQQAEGQPVDMDNASIIATFPADLREEVLLTSSEAVLSALPSPLLAEAQMLRDRAMSHYQARSLFGSSHRLSSRRNGLGFDRQTVMDRGVGVTIGRRAASTIADSMEVKEMEGKPLLDANALKALIRLLRLAQPLGKGLLQRLLLNLCAHSTTRATLVRLLLDMIKPEAEGSISGLATINSQRLYGCQSNVVYGRSQLLDGLPPLVLRRILEILTYLSTNHTSIANMLFYLDPSIVSEPLSPKYLETKMDKGKEKIDDRGDSLKPLGDADDIPLILFLKLLNRPLFLRSTAHLEQVMGLLQVVVFMAASKLESQAQSGQARETSQKQTVGEASSDVPSVPPVVAEASEEDKAASAGLSVSDEKRSIDASSIFLQLPQADLRNLCSLLGREGLSDKVYMLAGEVLKKLASVVATHRKFFTSELSELAHGLSSSAVSELVTLRNTHMLGLSAGSMAGAAILRVLQALSSLTSPTSPTVDENMNLEHNGEQEEQATMWNLSIALEPLWQELSECISVTEMQLIQSTFGRTMSNITVGEHVQGSSSSSPLPPGTQRLLPFIEAFFVLCEKLQANQSIVQQDHMSITAREVKESSGSSSSTTAYMGDSQRKLDGAVTFSRFAEKHRRLLNTFIRQNPGLLEKSLSMMLKAPRLIDFDNKRAYFRSRIRQQHEQHLSGPLRISVRRAYVLEDSYNQLRMRPTQDLRGRLNVQFQGEEGIDAGGLTREWYQLLSRVVFDKGALLFTTVGNNVTFQPNPNSVYQTEHLSYFKFVGRVVAKALFDGQLLDVYFTRSFYKHILGVKVTYHDIEAVDPDYYKNLKWMLENDVSYVPDLTFSMDADEEKHILYEKTQVTDYELKPGGRNIRVTEETKHEYVDLVADHILTNAIRPQITSFLDGFNELVPRELISIFNDKELELLISGLPEIDLDDLKANTEYTGYTSASSVIQWFWEVVKGFNKEDMARLLQFVTGTSKVPLEGFKALQGISGPQKFQIHKAYGAPERLPSAHTCFNQLDLPEYTSREQLQERLLLAIHEASEGFGFG; encoded by the exons ATGACGAAGCTTAAGAGGAGGAGGTCTTCAGAAGTG CCTCCCAAAATTAAGTCCTTCATCAACAATGTTACTACTACTCCACTCGAGAATATAGAAGAGCCCCTAAAAGGTTTTGTTTGGGAGTTCGATAAG GGAGATTTTCATCACTGGGTTGatctttttaatcattttgattcATATTTTGAGAAGCACATAAAGCCAAGAAGAGACTTGCAGGTTGAGGACAACTTTTTGGAATCTGATCCTCCCTTTCCAAGAGAAGCTGTTCTTCAAATTCTCTGTGTTATCAGAATAATTTTAGAGAACTGCACAAATAAGCACTTTTATAGTTCTTATGAG CAGCATCTTTCTAACCTTCTTGCTTCCACTGATGCGGATGTACTAGAGGCTTGCCTACAGACTCTGGCAGCTTTTTTGAAGAAGACTCTCGGAAGATATTCCATTAGAGATACGTCTTTGAATACGAAGTTATTTTCTCTTGCACAAGGCTGGGGTGGAAAGGATGAGGGTCTTGGATTGATTGCATCTACTGCACAAAATGGGTGTGACCCTGTTGCTTTTGAGCTAGGCTGCACCCTCCATTTTGAGTTCTATGCATTGGATGAGTTGTCAAGTCAGGTCAGTGCCACAGAACAGTCAACTCAGGGTTTACAAATTATCCATCTACCTAATGTCAATGCTTGCCCAGAGACGGATTTAGAGCTTCTGAATAAGTTAGTTGTAGAGTATAAAGTACCTCCCAGCCTAAGATTTTCTTTGTTGACGAGATTGCGGTTTGCAAGGGCTTTTGGCTCCTTGGCTTCTCGACAGCAGTACACATGCATTCGTTTGTATGCTTTCATTGTTCTTGTTCAAGCAAGCAGTGATGCTGATGATCTAGTTTCTTTCTTTAACTCTGAGCCTGAGTTCATCAATGAATTAGTTTCACTTTTGAGCTATGAAGATGAAGTCCCTGAGAAAATTCGAATTCGTTGTCTGTTATCATTGGTTGCCCTTTCTCAAGATCGGTCTCGCCAATCAACTGTTTTGGCTGCTGTCACATCTGGTGGTCACCGTGGTATCCTGTCCAGCCTCATGCAGAAAACCATTGATTCTGTTATCAGTGATACATCTAAGTGGTCTGTTGTTTTTTCTGAGGCTCTACTATCTCTTGTCACTGTTCTGGTGTCATCATCATCAGGTTGCTCAGCCATGCGTGAGGCAGGGTTTATTCCAACTCTTCTACCCCTCCTCAAGGATACAGACCCTCAGCATTTGCATTTGGTAGCTACAGCCGTGCATATTCTAGAGGCATTCATGGATTACAGTAATCCTGCAGCAGCATTATTCAGAGAGTTGGGTGGTTTGGATGATACTATCTCTCGACTGAAGGTAGAAGTGTCTCATATTGAAAATTGTTCAAAGCAACAAGGTGAAGATTCTGATTTGAGGGCGAGGAATTTGCGAGTAGTTGCAAGTGCTTCCTCAGAGTTAGATAGCATGCTCCCACTGTATTCTGAAGCATTAGTTGCATATCATCGACGTTTCCTGATGAAAGCTTTGTTACGGGCTATATCCCTTGGAACATATGCTTCCGGGAATACTTCTCGTATTTATGGATCTGAAGAGAGTTTGTTGCCCCAGTGCCTATGTATAATCTTTAGAAGAGCGAAAGATTTTGGTGGAGGGGTGTTTTCACTTGCAGCCACTGTCATGAGTGATCTAATTCACAAAGATCCTACCTGTTTTCCTATCTTAGATGCAGCCGGTCTTCCTTCTGCTTTTTTGGATGCTATAATGGATGGTGTTCTATGCTCTTCAGAAGCCATAATGTGTATACCTCAGTGTTTGGATGCCCTGTGCCTGAATAATAATGGTCTTCAGGCTGTAAAAGATCGGAATGCTCTAAGGTGCTTTGTGAAAATATTTACATCTAAAATGTATTTGCGTGCCCTTTTTGGTGAGGCACCAGGGTCCCTGTCTAGTGGACTGGATGAACTCATGCGCCATGCTTCCTCATTAAGAGGACCTGGAGTGGATATGGTGATTGAGATCCTAAATGCCATTTCAAAAATTGGGTCTGGGGTTGATGCTTCTTACTCGCCCACTGATCCAACCTGTTCTGCTCCTGTTCCAATGGAAACTGATGCTGAAGAAAGGAGCACGGTTCTGTCAGATGATAGGGAATCTTTTAGGATGGAGACCTTGGAGCAGACCACTGAGCAGTCATCTGATGCCTCTGTAGCAAATGTTGAGTCACTCTTTCCTGAATGTTTAAGCAATGTTGCTCGTCTTCTTGAAACAATTCTTCAGAATTCTGACACATGTCGTATTTTTGTTGAGAAGAAGGGAATTGATGCTGTTCTGCAGTTATTTACTTTGCCACTAATGCCTCTTTCAACACCAATTGGTCAGATCATATCTGTTGCATTTAAGAACTTCTCACCACAGCATTCTGCTTCCTTGGCCAGGTCAGTATGTGCCTTCTTGAGAGAACAtttgaaatcaacaaatgaACTATTAGTTTCAGTTGGAGGGACTCATCTTGCTGTCGTTGAATCTGCTCATCAAGCTAAGGTTCTGAGATATCTTTCCAGCCTTGAGGGTATCCTTTCTCTCTCCAATTTCCTGTTGAAGGGGAATAGTACTGTTGTCTCTGAATTGGGCACTGCAGATGCTGATGTGTTGAAGGATCTTGGGAATGCATACCGGGAAATAGTTTGGCAAGTTTCTCTGTATAATGACTCCAAAGTGGACGAAAAGAGATATGCTGAACAAGAGAATGAGAGTGCAGATGTGTCTTCATCAAATGCTGTTGGAAGAGAAAGTGACGATGATGCAAATGTTCCAGTAGTGAGATACATGAACCCTGTTTCTATTAGGAATGGTTCTCAGTCCCTTTGGGGTGGTGAACGTGAATTTCTCTCAGTCATTCGTTCAGGTGAAGGCTTGCATCGTCGTAGTCGACATGGCTTGGCACGTATACGCGGTGGGAGGACTGGTCGGCACTTGGATGCTTTAAGTGTTGACTCAGAGATCCCATCAGATGAACCAGAGACATCTTTGCCAAAGTTGAAAAGGAGAACTCCTGATGAGATTCTTAACAAGCTGGCTTCTATATTACGTACTTTCTTCTCTGCCCTTGTGAAGGGATTTACATTACCAAACCGTCGAAGGGCTGATGTAGGATCGTTGAGTGCAGCTTCAAAGACATTGGGAACCACCTTGGCTAAAATATTTCTTGAAGCTCTCAGTTTCTCTGGGTATTCTACTACTGGACTTGATACTTCACTGTCAGTTAAGTGCCGATATCTTGGAAAGGTAGTTGATGATATGGCAGCCCTCACATTTGACAGCAGGAGGCGTACTTGTTATGCAGCAATggtcaataatttttatgtacATGGAACCTTTAGGGAGCTGCTCACCACATTTGAAGCTACAAGTCAACTGTTATGGACACTACCTTACCCTTTTCCTACACCCTCAGTTGACCAAGAGAAGGCAGGTGAAGGAAATAATTTGTCTCACAGTACATGGCTACTTGACACTTTACACAGCTACTGCCGTGCACTCGAGTATTTTGTAAACTCCTCTCTACTTTTATCTTCAACCTCTGCATCCCAAGCTCAGCTACTTGTTCAGCCTGTTGCAGTTGGTTTGTCAATTGGGCTATTTCCTGTTCCTAAGGACCCTGAAGTCTTTGTTCGCATGCTGCAGTCTCAGGTTCTGGATGTCATATTACTTGTCTGGAACCACCCAATGTTTCCAAGTTGCAGTGCTGGCTTCATTGCTTCTATTGTATCACTTGTGACACACATATACTCTGGTGTTGGAGATGTCAAAAGGAGTCGCGGTGGCATTGCAGGAAGTACAAACCAAAGGTTCATGCCCCCACCACCCGATGAAAATACAATTGCAACAATTGTTGAGATGGGCTTTACAAGAGCAAGAGCTGAAGAGGCATTGAGACGGGTGGAAACCAATAGTGTTGAAATGGCTATGGAGTGGCTGTTTAGTCATGCTGAGGATCCTGTGCAGGATGATGATGAGTTGGCTCGGGCACTTGCGCTGTCACTAGGAAGTTCATCAGAAGGATCGAAAGCTGGCAATGTGGATAAGTCTATAGATGCCTTGACAGAAGAAGGACAAATGAAGGTGCCTCCCATTGAAGATATTCTTGCTGCATCTGTGAAGCTGTGCCAGAGTAGTGATACGATGGCATTCTCGTTGACAGATTTGCTTGTGACCCTTTGCAATCGAAACAAAGGAGAGGATCGCTTAAAGGTGGCATCTTATCTCATTGAGCAACTAAAGCTTTGCCCGTTGGATTTTTCAAAGGATTCCAGTGCATTGTGTATGATATCACATATTTTAGCATTGCTCCTTTTTGAGGATGGAACTGTTCGAGAAATTGCTGCACAAAATGGTATTGTTGCTGCTGCAACAGATGTCTTGATGAATTTCAAGGCTAGAAATGCATCAGGGAGTGAGATTCTTGTCCCAAAATGCGTAAGTGCTTTACTGCTCATCTTGGATAACATGTTGCAATCCAGGCCCCGAATCTCCTCTGAAATCATGGGAGGAACCCAGACAGTATCTCCACCTGACTCATCAGTTCCAGCATCAGGTGCAGAAGAAAAAGTGACTTCAGACTTCCCCGAGAAAGAATCTGGCACAGCACTTGAGAAAATATTGGGGAAGTCCACTGGTTACCTGACTATTGAAGAGAGTCATAAAGTATTACTTGTTGTTTGTGACTTGATGAAACAGCATGTTCCTGCTGTGATCATGCAGGCTATTCTGCAGTTATGTGCTCGCTTGACAAAAACTCATGTTTTAGCCTTGCAATTTCTTGAAAATGGAGGGTTAGTTGCTCTCTTTAATCTTCCAAGAAGTTGCTTCTTCCCTGGATACCAAACTGTTGCATCTGCTATCGTTCGACACCTCCTTGAAGATCCTCAAACCCTGCAAACTGCTATGGAATTGGAGATACGGCAAACTTTGAGTGGAAATCGCCATGCTGGGCGTTTTTCCCCAAGGACATTTTTGACATCTATGGCACCTGTTATCTCCAGAGATCCTGTGGTTTTTATGAAAGCTGCTGCTGCAGTTTGTCAGTTGGAATCTTCAGGAGGGAGGACTTTTGTGGTGTTATCgaaggaaaaagagaaggaaaaggacAAATCAAAAGCTTCAGGTGCTGAAGAATCTGTCCGGATTTCTGAGAGTAAGATGCATGATGGTTCTGGTAAATGTGCCAAAGGCCATAAAAAGATTCCAGCCAATCTTACTCAAGTAATTGATCAGCTTCTTGATATAGTTCTGAAATACCCTTTGCAAAAAAGTCAGGAAGGTTATGTTGGTGACTTAAATTCTATGGATGTGGATGAACCTGCTACCAAGTTGAAGGGAAAATCCAAAGTTGATGAGGCAAAGAAAACAGAGTCTGAATCTGAAATATCTGCTGGACTGGCGAAGGTGAATTTTGTTCTCAAGTTGTTGAGTGATATTCTTCTTATGTATGTGCACGCAGTTGGGGTCATACTCAGACGAGACTTGGAATTGTGTCATCTGCGGGGATCTAATCAAACAGGTAGTTCAGGGCTTGGTGGGATAATTCATCACATCTTACACCAGCTGCTTCCAATAGCTACAGATAAATCTGCAGGGCCTGATGAATGGAGAGACAAATTGTCTGAAAAAGCTTCTTGGTTCCTGGTGGTTTTGTGCGGTCGATCTGGTGAAGGGCGGAGGCGAGTAATTAATGAACTTGTGAAAGCTATGTCCTCATTCTCGAACTTGGAGAGCAATTCacataaaaacattttgttaCCTGATAAAAAAGTTTTTGCTTTTTCTGATTTGGTATATTCAATTTTGTCTAAAAATGCATCCTCCAGCCACTTACCTGGTTCTGGATGCTCACCGGATATAGCAAAAAGCATGATAGATGGAGGAATGGTGCAGTCTCTCACCAGCATTCTTCAAGCAATTGATTTGGACCATCCTGATGCTCCTAAAATTGTTAATCTTCTACTGAAGGCTTTGGAAAGCCTGTCAAGGGCTGCCAATGCTAGTGAGCAAGTTCTTAAATCTGAGGGTCTGAACAGGAAGAAAACTACAGGGTCAAATGGCAGGCATGATGAACAGACAGCTGCGTCAGCTGCAGAGACCGTAGAGCATAATCAGAATGTGGGGGGCACACAGGAAGTCCCAGATGAGGAGGAGACTGACATTCAGCAACAAGAAGGAACTACTCATGTTGAGGGTAATCATGCTGTACATCAAAATGAGTCAGCAGAGCAAGACATGAGGTTAGAATCGGAAGACACAATGGCAACCAACCCATCAATGGAGGTTGGACTGGATTTCATGCGTGAAGAAATGGACGAAGGTGGTGTGCTACACAATACTGGCCAAATTGAGATGACTTTTCATGTTGAGAACAGGGCTGATGATGATATGGGTGATGAGGATGATGACATGGGAGATGATGGTGACGAGGACGAGGACGAGGACGAGGATGAGGGAGAGGATGAGGATGAGGATATTGCTGAAGATGGTGCTGGCATGATGTCTCTTGCTGACACTGATGTGGAAGATCATGATGATACTGGCTTGGGAGATGACTATAATGATGAGATGATTgacgaagaagatgatgattttcATGAGAATCGTGTTATAGAGGTAAGGTGGAGGGAGGCCCTTGATGGGTTAGATCATTTGCAGGTACTTGGTCAGCCTGGAGCTTCAGGTGGTCTCATTGATGTTGCTGCCGAGCCATTTGAAGGGGTGAATGTGGATGATCTTTTTGGTCTTCGCAGGCCTTTGGGTTTTGACCGTCGGCGTCAGAGTGGCAGGTCTTCCTTTGAGCGTTCTGTCACAGAAGTAAATGGATTTCAACATCCTCTTCTGTTAAGGCCATCCCAGTCAGGGGATCTGGTTTCTATGTGGTCATCAG GTATGGACTCGTTGCATACACAGGGACGAAGAGGGCCTGGTGATGGCAGGTGGACAGATGATGGTCAGCCGCAAGCAGGTGCCCAAGCAGCTGCAATCGCACAAGCAATAGAGGAACAGTTCCTGTCACAGCTGTGCAGTGTACCTGCAACCAATGTTCCCACTGAGAGGCAGTTCCAGAATTCAGGAGTGCAGGAGAATCAACCATCTGATCCTCTATCCAATGATGGTCAAGTTGTGGTGGATGGCGATAACACCAGCAACCAGCAACTTGAAGTTCATCAAGAAATTGGCAATGAAGATACCCGCTATCAGCCTAATCCAACAGTTgaaactgttccttgcaacgaaCAGGTTGATCCTCGGCCTTCACTCAATGATGCAGGTGAAGGTCCACAGGTGGATGAACCTATGTTAGTTCAACCAATTTCTCTGAACAGTACACCAAATGGTCTTGATAACATGGAAATTGGAGATGGTGATGGCACTGCATGTGATCAAGTTGAGACAATGCCGGAGCTTGCCAACTCATCTGCAGAACAACATGCTGCTTTGCATTATGAAGGGGTCCCTGAAGTACCTGCAAGTCTCAATGAAGTGCCTATTCAGGCTGTGGGATCTGCAATTGGTGGTCTGTCCGATAATCCTCTGTTGGTTGATTCTGTTTCAGCGATGCCTAATGTGGATCATGTGAATGCTGATGTTGAAATGAATGGTGCTGATGCTGATGCTGATGGAAATCAGCTCGAGCAATCCATGCTTGCTTCTGAACGAGGTGCCGACGAGCCCTCATCCAGGCAAGAGACATTGGTTGCTCGGGATGCTGCCCAGGCTGACCAGACTGGTTTAGATAATGGGGCTCCTGCTACAAACGCAATTGATCCAACCTTCCTGGAGGCCTTACCCGAAGATTTACGAGCAGAAGTTCTAGCTTCCCAGCAGGCTCAGTCTGTTCAACCTCCAACTTATGCTCCACCTTCTGTTGATGATATTGATCCTGAATTTCTGGCTGCCCTTCCTCCAGACATCCAAGCAGAGGTTTTGGCACAACAAAGGGCACAGCGGATTGCACAGCAGGCTGAAGGACAGCCTGTTGACATGGATAATGCTTCAATAATTGCGACTTTTCCTGCTGATTTGCGTGAAGAG GTGCTTTTGACATCTTCAGAAGCAGTATTATCAGCATTACCTTCTCCATTACTTGCCGAAGCCCAAATGCTAAGGGACCGAGCAATGAGTCACTATCAGGCTCGCAGCCTGTTTGGTAGCAGCCACAGGCTAAGTAGTCGTAGAAATGGTTTGGGGTTTGATAGGCAGACAGTGATGGATAGGGGTGTTGGAGTTACAATTGGAAGGAGGGCTGCTTCTACTATTGCAGATAGCATGGAGGTGAAGGAAATGGAAGGCAAGCCACTTTTGGATGCAAATGCATTGAAAGCTTTGATCCGCCTCCTAAGGTTGGCGCAG CCTCTTGGGAAAGGCCTTCTGCAAAGACTTCTGTTGAACCTTTGTGCACATAGTACCACAAGGGCAACTTTGGTTCGCCTTTTGCTCGATATGATTAAACCTGAGGCTGAAGGGTCAATCAGTGGATTGGCAACAATTAACTCCCAGAGGCTTTATGGCTGTCAGTCAAATGTTGTTTATGGTCGATCACAGTTGTTGGAtg GTCTTCCTCCCTTGGTTTTGCGTCGAATTCTGGAAATCTTGACCTATTTGTCTACAAATCATACTTCTATTGCCAATATGTTGTTCTACTTGGATCCCTCAATTGTTTCGGAGCCTCTAAGTCCAAaatatctggaaaccaagatggaTAAAGGAAAGGAGAAAATTGATGATCGAGGTGATTCATTAAAACCTCTGGGAGACGCTGATGATATTCCTTTGATCCTGTTCCTGAAGCTTTTGAACCGACCACTTTTTCTACGCAGCACTGCTCATCTTGAGCAG GTCATGGGATTGCTTCAAGTAGTAGTTTTTATGGCAGCATCAAAATTAGAGAGCCAGGCTCAATCTGGACAGGCGAGGGAGACTTCCCAAAAACAAACTGTTGGTGAAGCTTCTAGTGATGTTCCAAGTGTTCCGCCTGTGGTTGCAGAGGCAAGCGAAGAAGACAAAGCTGCCAGTGCTGGGTTATCCGTTTCTGATGAAAAGAGGAGCATTGATGCATCTAGTATTTTCTTGCAGTTGCCACAAGCTGATTTGCGCAATCTGTGCAGCCTTCTTGGTCGTGAAGG GCTGTCAGATAAAGTGTACATGCTAGCTGGAGAAGTGCTTAAGAAGTTGGCCTCAGTTGTTGCAACCCATCGTAAATTCTTTACTTCGGAGCTTTCAGAATTAGCTCATGGGTTGAGCAGTTCAGCTGTCAGTGAGCTTGTTACCTTGAGGAACACACACATGCTGGGTCTAAGTGCTGGCTCCATGGCTGGGGCAGCAATCCTACGTGTGCTACAGGCACTCAGCTCACTCACCTCACCCACCTCACCAACTGTTGATGAGAATATGAACCTGGAGCACAATGGGGAACAGGAGGAGCAAGCTACCATGTGGAACTTAAGTATTGCACTTGAGCCATTGTGGCAGGAATTGAGCGAATGTATTAGTGTGACAGAGATGCAGCTCATTCAGAGCACTTTTGGTCGGACTATGTCAAATATTACTGTAGGGGAGCATGTACAGGGGAGCTCTTCTTCATCCCCTCTTCCTCCGGGAACCCAGAGACTCTTGCCCTTCATTGaagctttctttgttttgtgtgaAAAGCTACAGGCAAACCAATCCATTGTGCAACAAGATCACATGAGCATAACTGCGAGAGAAGTCAAAGAGTCTTCTGGGAGTTCTTCCTCAACCACAGCATACATGGGGGATTCTCAGAGAAAACTTGATGGTGCTGTCACATTTTCCAGATTTGCAGAAAAGCACCGCCGGCTTTTGAATACTTTTATTAGACAGAATCCTGGCTTGTTGGAGAAATCACTTTCTATGATGCTAAAGGCTCCCAGACTTATTGATTTTGATAACAAGAGAGCATATTTCCGCTCCAGAATAAGGCAACAGCATGAGCAACACCTCTCTGGCCCTCTGCGGATAAGTGTTCGGCGGGCATATGTTTTGGAGGATTCATACAATCAATTGAGGATGCGACCTACTCAGGATCTTAGGGGAAGATTGAATGTGCAGTTCCAAGGTGAAGAGGGTATTGATGCTGGGGGTTTGACAAGAGAATGGTATCAACTGCTGTCGAGAGTTGTATTTGACAAGGGAGCATTGCTTTTCACAACTGTGGGGAATAATGTGACTTTTCAGCCAAACCCTAATTCTGTCTACCAGACAGAACATTTATCTTACTTCAAGTTTGTGGGTCGTGTG GTTGCCAAGGCATTGTTTGACGGGCAGCTTTTGGATGTTTACTTTACTCGGTCTTTCTACAAGCACATTCTTGGTGTAAAGGTGACTTACCATGACATAGAGGCTGTTGATCCTGATTATTACAAGAATTTGAAGTGGATGCTGGAG AATGATGTGAGTTATGTACCTGACTTGACATTTAGTATGGATGCTGATGAGGAGAAGCACATCCTTTATGAGAAAACTCAG GTCACTGATTACGAGCTTAAACCTGGAGGAAGAAACATAAGGGTTACTGAAGAAACAAAGCACGAGTATGTAGACCTTGTTGCTGATCATATCCTGACAAATGCTATTCGTCCTCAAATCACTTCATTCCTCGACGGTTTCAATGAATTGGTCCCAAGGGAACTTATTTCCATTTTTAATGATAAAGAGCTTGAGCTACTAATCAGTGGACTTCCTGAAATTGATT TGGATGATTTGAAGGCCAACACTGAGTATACTGGCTATACCTCAGCATCTAGCGTTATTCAATGGTTTTGGGAGGTTGTCAAAGGATTTAACAAGGAAGACATGGCCAGACTGCTGCAGTTTGTAACTGGAACATCAAAG GTTCCATTGGAGGGTTTCAAGGCTTTGCAGGGTATCTCTGGGCCTCAGAAGTTTCAGATTCACAAAGCATATGGTGCTCCCGAGCGTTTGCCTTCAGCTCACACATG CTTCAATCAGCTAGACCTTCCTGAGTACACCTCCAGGGAACAGCTTCAAGAACGCTTGCTGCTTGCCATTCATGAAGCCAGTGAAGGCTTTGGCTTTGGCTAA